In a genomic window of Sinorhizobium meliloti:
- a CDS encoding sensor histidine kinase — protein MMRVPRAFLRRGFNLRKWYTTLKGRMAAETGWAAALFDGAPAIATSRQTWINTFRARSDSVIAVARILLAVGSLWITWIDATIRPGRSDLVFWFLVIYLVYAIAAAHFVWKAQVHRVRGTFIRHLIDVSSLVILAFLADRVSGPVFMLIPFVQLAATLHWLWRGALWTGSVGVAILIYLALSNTVWPFSSDVDAAVALSFILFLVTATILLTWLGTHQEAVRSELLRLVERTPSASDGREWPAEAALEYAVQVARVPRALLIWSDGDEPWTNLATWESGTCVVRHLSPAAYLPWTPEALEALEHASLLVIDAKRSRALVHRGGGRFDRWRGDGLPVSPALVAEFSIACAISVQFQASDVEARLFLLDPPAPTIDDVALAEIVAERLKTLFEQTILLRRLSDAAALEERVKIGRDIHDGVLQALAGTALQLQTLRSSREYHEIDERLMAIQAMLSEEQTDLRALIRRLDPGSGRHASDSRLALRLAALARRLRQQWSIEFRFVLYPEDLRLPVAMVDELVHMIAEATANAARHGHARTLEARIRRDDGTVTLTVDDDGTGFGFDRRLEHAELETSKCGPRSLRERVSMSGGNLSIEKVDQWTRITIKIPAHP, from the coding sequence ATGATGAGGGTGCCGCGGGCCTTCTTGCGGCGGGGTTTCAATCTCCGCAAGTGGTATACCACGCTCAAGGGCAGGATGGCCGCCGAGACGGGTTGGGCGGCCGCGCTCTTCGATGGCGCACCGGCAATTGCGACCAGCCGGCAAACATGGATCAATACATTTCGCGCGCGCTCGGACAGTGTTATCGCCGTCGCTCGCATTCTTCTGGCCGTTGGAAGCCTCTGGATCACCTGGATCGATGCTACCATTCGGCCAGGTCGCTCGGACCTCGTCTTCTGGTTCCTCGTCATCTATCTGGTCTATGCAATCGCGGCGGCCCATTTTGTCTGGAAAGCCCAGGTCCATCGGGTCCGCGGGACCTTCATCAGGCATCTCATCGACGTCTCCAGCTTGGTGATCCTGGCGTTCCTTGCGGACCGCGTATCCGGTCCGGTCTTCATGCTGATACCATTTGTCCAGCTGGCAGCGACCCTTCACTGGCTTTGGCGCGGTGCCCTATGGACCGGATCCGTTGGCGTCGCGATCCTGATATACCTTGCGCTCTCTAATACGGTTTGGCCGTTCAGTTCGGACGTCGACGCGGCCGTCGCGCTGTCGTTCATTCTTTTCCTGGTCACGGCAACCATTCTTCTCACGTGGCTGGGCACCCATCAGGAGGCGGTGCGCTCGGAGTTGTTACGTCTGGTCGAGCGGACACCCTCCGCGTCCGACGGGCGCGAATGGCCGGCGGAGGCGGCGTTGGAATATGCGGTGCAGGTGGCGCGTGTTCCTCGTGCACTGCTAATCTGGAGCGATGGTGACGAGCCCTGGACCAATCTGGCGACATGGGAGAGCGGGACATGCGTGGTCAGGCACTTATCGCCGGCCGCCTATCTGCCCTGGACGCCGGAGGCGCTGGAGGCGCTGGAGCATGCAAGTCTTCTGGTCATCGACGCGAAGCGCTCCCGAGCTCTTGTTCATCGCGGCGGGGGGCGCTTCGACCGGTGGCGTGGCGACGGCCTGCCGGTGTCCCCGGCTCTCGTTGCGGAATTCTCTATCGCCTGCGCAATTTCGGTGCAGTTTCAGGCGAGCGATGTCGAGGCGCGTCTTTTCCTCCTCGATCCGCCGGCCCCGACAATCGACGATGTGGCCTTGGCCGAGATTGTCGCCGAACGATTGAAAACACTTTTCGAGCAAACGATTTTGCTACGCCGCCTTAGCGATGCAGCCGCCCTTGAAGAGCGCGTCAAGATCGGACGAGATATCCACGATGGTGTCCTGCAAGCGCTCGCAGGCACCGCGCTGCAGCTTCAGACATTGCGCTCGTCGAGAGAATATCATGAGATCGACGAGCGTTTAATGGCTATTCAGGCTATGCTTTCTGAAGAGCAGACTGATCTACGTGCTCTCATCCGCAGGCTCGATCCGGGATCCGGCCGCCACGCCAGCGACTCTCGATTGGCGCTTCGGCTGGCGGCCTTGGCCCGGCGTCTGCGGCAGCAATGGTCGATAGAATTTCGCTTTGTGCTATATCCCGAGGATCTTCGCTTGCCGGTGGCGATGGTCGACGAACTGGTGCATATGATAGCAGAAGCGACCGCCAATGCCGCGCGTCATGGCCATGCGCGAACTCTCGAGGCTCGGATCCGACGCGATGACGGAACGGTGACCTTGACCGTGGATGACGACGGGACCGGTTTCGGATTCGACCGGCGGCTGGAGCATGCGGAACTGGAGACCAGCAAGTGCGGTCCGCGAAGCCTGCGCGAACGCGTGTCGATGTCGGGTGGGAATCTTTCGATCGAGAAGGTTGATCAGTGGACACGGATAACGATCAAGATCCCGGCACACCCGTGA
- a CDS encoding DUF995 domain-containing protein — translation MKVKVPFFGREGRGTRHALPGRRFTLGTLAVLALCQSPASAEVAVPEKARTMTGVELYMIFQDKTWKWESGAGRMDREGRVFRAWAQSATGESWAEGRWSVNDRGQLCLTAVWHSQGAAARDKTCFSHRTLNGTIYQKREPSGDWYVFRHARTQADDEFNRLVREDLVAAKLAAFKERIEGQVKETKNSVGRQAGMNAVGGVQ, via the coding sequence ATGAAAGTGAAAGTCCCATTCTTCGGGAGAGAGGGCCGCGGCACCCGACATGCGCTGCCCGGCCGGCGCTTCACCCTTGGCACGTTGGCCGTCCTTGCCCTCTGTCAATCACCGGCGTCCGCGGAAGTTGCCGTTCCCGAAAAGGCCCGCACCATGACGGGCGTCGAGCTCTACATGATCTTCCAGGACAAGACCTGGAAATGGGAGAGCGGCGCCGGCCGGATGGACCGTGAAGGCCGCGTCTTTCGGGCCTGGGCGCAATCGGCCACGGGGGAGAGCTGGGCCGAAGGCCGCTGGAGTGTGAATGACCGCGGCCAACTCTGCCTGACGGCCGTGTGGCACAGCCAGGGTGCCGCCGCCCGCGACAAGACCTGCTTCAGCCACCGTACGCTCAACGGAACCATCTACCAGAAGAGGGAGCCGTCCGGCGACTGGTACGTCTTCAGACATGCCAGGACGCAGGCAGACGACGAGTTCAACCGGCTGGTCAGAGAGGATCTGGTCGCCGCCAAGCTCGCAGCCTTCAAGGAGCGTATCGAGGGCCAAGTGAAAGAAACAAAGAATAGCGTTGGCCGGCAAGCCGGGATGAACGCTGTTGGAGGTGTTCAATGA
- a CDS encoding ROK family protein — protein MGKSANEKRNGVPLIHGASNLPSVTVDDYNLELRDGDGFLGDRANKFAFQEKLDAWRKRVRKGGDDPLGQALTQDLSKKQVDALLRGDDKEAAALIMGAVDEFAGELASVLERFLQQKSWKNTQRVVIGGGFRGSAAGELAIARAMVLLKAEGIKIELSPIVHHPDDAGLIGAAHLMPAWMLKGHKAILAIDIGGTNIRVGIVELHLKDETDLSKAKVWKSDIWRHAEDKPNRSTTIEELIGMIEKLIAKADKADLAPAPVIGVACPGVINEDGSILRGGQNLPGGNWESEHFNLPAALKDAIPQIGDHETFVIMHNDAVVQGLSQIPFLQNASSWGILTIGTGLGNAHFSNKVEN, from the coding sequence GTGGGCAAATCCGCGAACGAAAAACGAAACGGCGTCCCGCTCATTCATGGCGCCAGCAATCTGCCGTCGGTGACGGTCGACGATTATAATCTGGAGCTGCGTGACGGCGACGGCTTCCTTGGCGACAGGGCCAACAAATTTGCCTTCCAGGAGAAGCTCGACGCCTGGCGCAAACGCGTGCGCAAGGGCGGCGACGATCCGCTGGGGCAGGCCCTGACCCAGGATCTGTCCAAAAAGCAGGTCGATGCCCTTCTGCGCGGCGACGACAAGGAGGCGGCCGCCCTGATCATGGGTGCGGTCGACGAATTCGCCGGTGAGCTCGCCAGCGTTCTCGAACGATTCCTGCAACAAAAGAGTTGGAAAAATACGCAGCGCGTCGTCATCGGCGGAGGCTTCCGGGGAAGCGCAGCGGGAGAATTGGCCATTGCCCGCGCCATGGTGCTGCTGAAGGCTGAAGGCATCAAGATCGAACTCTCCCCCATCGTTCACCATCCGGATGATGCCGGGCTCATCGGCGCCGCGCATCTCATGCCCGCCTGGATGCTGAAGGGCCACAAGGCGATCCTCGCCATCGACATCGGCGGCACCAATATCCGCGTGGGCATAGTCGAGCTGCACCTGAAGGATGAAACCGACCTCTCCAAGGCAAAAGTCTGGAAATCGGACATCTGGCGACATGCGGAGGACAAGCCCAACAGGAGCACGACCATCGAGGAGCTCATCGGCATGATCGAGAAGCTTATAGCCAAGGCGGACAAGGCGGACCTCGCGCCGGCGCCGGTCATCGGCGTGGCCTGCCCCGGCGTGATCAACGAAGATGGCTCGATCCTTCGCGGCGGCCAGAACCTGCCGGGCGGCAACTGGGAAAGCGAGCATTTCAACCTGCCTGCCGCGCTCAAGGACGCCATTCCGCAGATCGGCGATCACGAGACCTTCGTGATCATGCACAACGACGCCGTCGTGCAAGGTCTGTCGCAGATACCTTTCTTACAGAATGCATCGAGCTGGGGGATCCTGACGATCGGGACGGGCCTCGGCAACGCGCATTTCAGCAACAAGGTCGAAAATTGA
- a CDS encoding osmoprotectant NAGGN system M42 family peptidase → MQTPINIDPDYLTSRLKALLDIASPTGFTDEAVRYTARELERLGLEVKLTRRGAIRALRPGAAERPARGIVSHLDTLGAQVKALKENGRLELVSIGHWSARFAEGARASIFSGKGTYRGSILPLKASGHTFNEEVDTQPTGWRHIELRVDALARDRNDLVQLGIDVGDIVAIDPQPEFLENGFIVSRHLDDKAGVAIMLAALEAMQREKVETPVDTYWLFTIGEEVGVGASAAIVPEIASLVAIDNGTTAPGQNSDEFGVTLAMADQTGPFDYHLSKKLYELCGEHGIRVQKDVFRYYRSDAASAVEAGHDVRTALLTFGVDASHGYERIHLHALMSVAKLAVYYAASEVQIERDAEEVSGLRGFTRQKVRQAEQDLKADEPDVS, encoded by the coding sequence ATGCAGACACCGATCAATATAGACCCGGACTATCTCACCAGCCGGCTGAAAGCTCTGCTCGACATTGCGAGCCCGACCGGTTTCACCGATGAGGCGGTGCGTTACACGGCGCGTGAGCTCGAGCGGCTCGGCCTGGAAGTCAAGCTGACCCGCCGGGGCGCGATCCGCGCTCTTCGGCCGGGGGCCGCCGAGCGCCCGGCCCGCGGGATCGTCTCACACCTGGACACCCTCGGCGCGCAGGTGAAGGCGCTGAAGGAAAACGGCCGCCTCGAACTGGTATCGATCGGGCACTGGTCTGCACGGTTCGCGGAGGGGGCCCGCGCCTCGATCTTTTCCGGCAAGGGCACCTATCGCGGTTCAATTCTCCCGCTGAAAGCCTCGGGTCACACCTTCAACGAGGAGGTCGACACGCAACCCACTGGCTGGCGCCATATCGAGCTGCGCGTCGATGCGCTCGCACGCGACCGGAACGATCTGGTGCAGCTCGGAATAGACGTCGGCGACATCGTCGCTATCGATCCGCAGCCCGAATTCCTCGAGAACGGGTTCATCGTTTCGCGGCATCTCGACGACAAGGCGGGGGTCGCCATCATGCTTGCGGCGCTCGAGGCCATGCAGCGCGAGAAGGTGGAAACGCCGGTCGATACCTATTGGCTCTTCACCATCGGCGAGGAAGTGGGCGTGGGCGCGTCAGCGGCAATCGTCCCGGAGATCGCCTCGCTGGTGGCGATAGACAACGGCACGACCGCGCCTGGCCAGAATTCGGACGAGTTCGGCGTGACGCTCGCGATGGCGGACCAGACGGGACCTTTCGACTATCACCTTTCGAAAAAGCTCTACGAGCTTTGCGGCGAGCATGGCATCCGCGTCCAGAAGGACGTCTTCCGCTACTACCGTTCCGATGCCGCTTCCGCGGTCGAGGCCGGGCACGACGTGCGCACGGCGCTTCTCACCTTCGGTGTCGACGCGTCGCACGGCTACGAGCGTATCCATCTCCATGCGCTGATGTCCGTCGCGAAGCTCGCGGTGTATTACGCGGCAAGCGAGGTCCAGATCGAGCGCGACGCCGAGGAGGTCTCTGGCCTTCGGGGCTTTACCCGGCAGAAGGTACGACAGGCCGAGCAGGACCTGAAAGCGGACGAGCCTGACGTATCCTGA
- a CDS encoding glycosyltransferase family 2 protein — MTVLSANEPTRISEVGEPRLVPVLTRGRRMEFLLGAGLWVAALVHFWSWWLEPRHHVDALGSIIVTAVLAWVTLLPAYFIAVFCGALKPNGPLRLPAGSRIAMVVTKAPSEPFSVVAETLEAMLAQDVPHDTWLADEDPSEATLDWCRSHGVLVSTRKGRADYHRATWPRRTRCKEGNLAFFYDHYGYDRYDFVAQLDADHVPAPGYLFEMLRPFADPEVGYVSAPSICDRNASESWSARGRLHAEASMHGALQAGYNGGLAPLCIGSHYAVRTAALKEIGGLGPELAEDHSTTLLMNAAGWRGIHALDAIAHGDGPRTFADLVTQEFQWSRSLVMLLLQYSPRLVGRLPLRLKFQFLFSQLWYPLFACFMALMFAMPILALARGETFVAVTYPEFLAYFAPLSIILVLLAYRWRATGAFRPYDAKILSWECMLFLFARWPWALAGTLAALRDWLTGSFVDFRVTPKGSSEVDPLPLRVLAPYFFLAVSAALPVLFVEDAAKAKGFYLFAILNAAIYCLLLLVIVLRHSRENAVGTASRFYRPAIAAGLLAVVALPGIATAEHGKDGLEALAWGSGHLRLFEERYAVAGAGQGGTALRKIVFRPRWISAPAEQRDGNSKRG; from the coding sequence ATGACCGTCCTTTCCGCCAATGAGCCGACGCGCATTTCCGAAGTCGGTGAGCCGCGGCTCGTACCTGTGCTCACGCGCGGACGCCGGATGGAATTTCTGCTCGGGGCGGGGCTCTGGGTCGCGGCGCTCGTCCATTTCTGGTCCTGGTGGCTGGAGCCACGCCATCACGTGGACGCCTTGGGCAGCATCATCGTGACCGCAGTCCTTGCCTGGGTCACCCTGCTGCCGGCCTATTTCATTGCCGTCTTCTGTGGGGCCTTGAAACCGAACGGACCGTTGCGGCTCCCGGCCGGCAGTCGCATTGCCATGGTCGTCACCAAGGCACCGTCGGAACCCTTTTCCGTCGTCGCCGAGACATTGGAGGCGATGCTCGCGCAGGACGTGCCGCACGACACCTGGCTTGCAGACGAGGATCCTTCCGAAGCGACGCTCGACTGGTGCCGCAGCCATGGCGTCCTCGTCTCCACCCGCAAAGGCCGGGCAGACTATCACCGGGCCACATGGCCACGGCGCACCCGCTGCAAGGAAGGCAACCTCGCCTTCTTCTACGATCACTACGGTTATGACCGGTACGATTTCGTGGCCCAGCTCGATGCCGACCACGTCCCCGCACCCGGGTACCTCTTCGAAATGCTGCGCCCATTTGCCGACCCGGAAGTGGGTTACGTCTCGGCGCCGAGCATCTGCGACCGCAATGCTTCAGAAAGTTGGTCGGCACGCGGCCGCCTCCATGCGGAGGCGAGCATGCACGGTGCTCTCCAGGCCGGATACAATGGCGGGCTTGCGCCACTCTGCATCGGCTCTCACTACGCGGTGCGCACGGCTGCCCTCAAGGAGATCGGCGGTCTCGGCCCCGAGCTTGCCGAAGACCATTCGACGACATTGCTGATGAATGCGGCAGGCTGGCGCGGCATTCACGCGCTCGATGCGATCGCCCATGGCGACGGACCGCGCACCTTTGCCGACCTGGTGACCCAGGAGTTCCAGTGGTCGCGTAGTCTCGTGATGCTCCTGCTGCAGTATTCGCCGCGTCTCGTCGGCCGGCTGCCGCTGCGACTGAAGTTCCAGTTCCTCTTCTCGCAGCTCTGGTATCCGCTCTTCGCGTGCTTCATGGCGCTGATGTTTGCAATGCCGATCCTCGCCCTTGCGCGCGGCGAGACCTTTGTCGCCGTGACCTATCCGGAGTTTCTGGCCTATTTCGCGCCGCTCTCGATCATCCTCGTCCTGCTGGCCTATCGCTGGCGGGCAACCGGCGCCTTCAGGCCTTACGACGCGAAGATCCTGAGCTGGGAGTGCATGCTCTTCCTGTTTGCGCGCTGGCCCTGGGCGCTTGCCGGTACGCTGGCCGCTCTGCGCGATTGGCTGACCGGGTCCTTCGTGGATTTCCGTGTCACGCCGAAGGGATCATCCGAAGTCGATCCGCTGCCCCTGCGGGTGCTCGCGCCCTACTTTTTCCTGGCAGTTTCGGCCGCCCTGCCGGTCCTGTTCGTCGAAGATGCCGCGAAGGCCAAGGGGTTCTACCTCTTCGCGATCCTCAATGCGGCAATTTACTGCCTGCTTCTGCTGGTCATCGTCCTGCGGCATTCGAGAGAAAACGCCGTTGGCACCGCCTCCCGTTTCTATCGTCCCGCAATAGCGGCCGGGCTCCTGGCGGTCGTCGCACTGCCCGGCATTGCGACTGCCGAACACGGGAAGGACGGGCTCGAGGCGCTTGCATGGGGCAGTGGGCACCTGCGCCTCTTCGAGGAGCGTTATGCGGTGGCCGGAGCCGGGCAGGGCGGTACAGCATTGCGCAAGATCGTTTTCCGGCCACGCTGGATTTCCGCCCCCGCGGAACAGCGGGACGGCAACTCTAAGAGGGGATAG
- the galE gene encoding UDP-glucose 4-epimerase GalE, which yields MVAPRILVTGGAGYIGSHTAKLLRLEGIEPVVYDNLTTGNRSAVRWGPFIQGDILDGRHLIEVIEAYQPDAVIHFAASAYVGESVADPAKYYNNNVGGTLSLLDACRQTGVDKVIFSSSCATYGVPALLPIDEATPQAPINPYGKTKLMAEHMLADYAAAFALNYVSLRYFNACGADPEGDLGEWHDPETHLIPRALMAAAGRIPHLEIFGEDYDTPDGTCVRDYIHVADLASAHVLAYRHLANGGGNLALNVGSGRGFSIKEVLRTIGEITGHNVPVVFRRRRAGDPPALYADAGLASRTLGFLPRYSDLETIVRTAAPFFGLEVRS from the coding sequence ATGGTTGCGCCACGTATCCTCGTCACCGGTGGCGCCGGCTATATCGGCAGTCACACCGCGAAGCTTCTGCGCCTGGAGGGCATCGAGCCCGTCGTCTACGACAATCTGACGACCGGAAACCGTTCCGCCGTGCGCTGGGGACCATTCATTCAGGGAGATATCCTGGACGGGCGGCACCTGATCGAGGTCATCGAGGCCTATCAGCCGGACGCCGTCATCCACTTCGCCGCATCCGCCTATGTCGGCGAATCCGTCGCGGATCCTGCGAAATATTACAACAACAATGTCGGCGGCACGCTGTCGCTCCTCGATGCATGCCGCCAGACGGGTGTCGACAAGGTGATCTTCTCATCGAGCTGCGCCACCTATGGCGTACCGGCGTTGCTGCCGATCGACGAAGCGACGCCGCAGGCACCGATCAACCCCTATGGCAAGACGAAACTGATGGCCGAGCACATGCTCGCCGACTATGCGGCCGCCTTTGCGCTGAATTATGTCTCGTTGCGCTATTTCAACGCATGTGGCGCTGATCCTGAGGGCGACCTCGGCGAATGGCACGACCCGGAAACGCACCTCATTCCGCGGGCTCTGATGGCCGCGGCAGGCCGCATTCCGCATCTGGAGATTTTCGGCGAGGACTACGACACCCCGGACGGAACCTGCGTGCGCGACTATATTCACGTTGCCGATCTTGCGAGCGCCCATGTGCTGGCATACCGGCATCTCGCCAATGGCGGCGGCAACCTCGCGCTCAACGTCGGTTCCGGCCGCGGCTTCTCGATAAAGGAAGTCCTGCGAACGATCGGCGAAATTACCGGGCATAACGTCCCAGTCGTATTTCGCCGGCGTCGTGCCGGAGATCCGCCGGCACTTTATGCGGATGCCGGGCTTGCCTCCCGGACGCTCGGCTTCCTGCCGCGATATTCCGATCTCGAGACGATCGTGCGAACCGCCGCCCCGTTCTTCGGGCTGGAGGTGCGGTCATGA
- a CDS encoding glycoside hydrolase family 26 protein — protein MNRKSKAITFASLGLLLSGTVLAANMPRGIPEPNSPTMATPSDKRPILTENSIDFGAYDPHGDFGAPGSSKIEHLFLPWEDVDLSTLTLADDYAQARGRSLMITVEPWSWSPEWRVTEGELLRSILSGERDENMAQVCSAAAALKSPVIIRWGQEMDETDNQFSWSHWGGDDFKKAYRRVVNVCRSHLKNAKFMWSPKGNEGLEAFYPGDDVVDIVGLSVFGYQPYDQGTTGRDQTFAERLAPGYGRVMNYGKPIMVAELGYEGGGSYVASWAATVAERHAEFPQLTAVVYFNDREIYDWPQGYGRPDWRVVRETISGQVPDGGM, from the coding sequence ATGAACAGGAAATCAAAGGCCATTACCTTTGCATCTCTCGGACTGTTGCTGTCGGGTACCGTGCTTGCGGCCAACATGCCGCGGGGTATCCCCGAACCCAACTCGCCGACGATGGCGACACCATCGGACAAGCGGCCCATACTGACGGAGAACTCGATCGATTTCGGCGCTTACGATCCCCACGGCGACTTCGGCGCGCCGGGCAGCTCGAAGATCGAGCATCTCTTCCTGCCCTGGGAAGACGTCGATCTGTCGACACTGACGCTTGCCGACGACTATGCCCAAGCCCGCGGCCGTTCGCTCATGATCACAGTCGAACCCTGGTCATGGTCGCCCGAGTGGCGCGTGACCGAAGGGGAGCTCCTGCGTTCGATCCTGAGCGGCGAACGCGACGAGAACATGGCGCAGGTCTGCTCCGCCGCCGCTGCCCTCAAGAGTCCCGTGATCATCCGCTGGGGCCAGGAAATGGACGAAACCGACAACCAGTTCTCCTGGTCCCATTGGGGGGGCGACGACTTCAAAAAAGCCTATCGCCGCGTGGTGAACGTCTGCCGCAGCCACCTGAAGAACGCAAAGTTCATGTGGTCTCCCAAAGGCAACGAGGGGCTGGAAGCCTTCTATCCAGGCGACGACGTCGTTGATATCGTCGGGCTCTCGGTGTTTGGTTACCAGCCTTACGACCAGGGCACGACCGGCCGTGATCAGACATTTGCGGAGCGACTGGCGCCCGGATACGGCCGGGTGATGAACTATGGCAAGCCGATCATGGTCGCCGAACTCGGCTACGAGGGCGGTGGTTCATACGTAGCAAGCTGGGCGGCAACGGTCGCCGAGCGCCACGCCGAGTTCCCGCAGCTGACAGCCGTAGTCTATTTCAACGATCGCGAGATCTATGACTGGCCACAGGGCTACGGCCGCCCCGATTGGCGGGTCGTCCGCGAAACCATTAGCGGGCAGGTGCCCGATGGAGGCATGTGA
- a CDS encoding DUF995 domain-containing protein has translation MKSIYRGIPLAIALAASIAGASFAEAATARPERNATPLTHAELLQLYGQKSWIWKEGAGYFSVQARRFTAWSKENGKPSYGVGRWFITGPGKLCFRAEWHARDGSAPATTCFSHAKRGGVIYQRREPDGTWYVFKNARVRPDDEFAKLRRGNYVGASLSRIEARLGRVE, from the coding sequence ATGAAATCGATATACCGAGGAATACCTTTGGCAATCGCGCTGGCCGCCAGCATAGCCGGTGCTTCGTTCGCCGAGGCCGCCACTGCGCGCCCGGAGAGGAATGCAACTCCGCTGACGCACGCGGAGCTGCTCCAACTCTACGGCCAGAAATCCTGGATATGGAAAGAGGGGGCGGGCTATTTTTCGGTGCAGGCACGCCGGTTCACCGCCTGGTCCAAGGAGAACGGCAAACCGTCTTATGGGGTCGGCCGCTGGTTCATCACCGGCCCGGGGAAACTCTGCTTCCGCGCCGAATGGCACGCCAGGGATGGCTCGGCGCCGGCGACGACCTGCTTCAGCCACGCCAAGCGGGGTGGCGTGATCTATCAAAGGCGAGAGCCGGACGGCACCTGGTACGTCTTCAAGAACGCACGGGTGAGGCCAGATGACGAGTTCGCCAAGCTTCGACGCGGCAATTACGTGGGCGCGAGCCTGAGCCGCATCGAGGCGAGACTCGGCCGGGTCGAGTAA
- a CDS encoding UDP-glucuronic acid decarboxylase family protein — protein sequence MNYFRNDFRGTLFGANEDTDSLRRRSLQKRILVTGGAGFLGSHLCELLLGAGHEVICLDNFSTGLRRNIAPLKRFDTFRVIAHDVVEPIDLEVDEIYNLACPASPPHYQADPIQTTKTCVIGSLNLLDLAARRGARIFQASTSEIYGDPHVHPQVESYWGNVNPFGPRSCYDEGKRCAETLFFDFHKSHGVEIKIVRIFNTYGPRMRPDDGRVVSNFIVQALKEEDITIYGDGSQTRSFCFVDDLIDGFVRLMASPPSLTGPVNLGNPAEFTIGELAEEVVRLTGSRSKIVRRPLPVDDPRQRRPDISLATEELGWRPKVDLAEGLAHTIRYFDDLLSRSIRESAELV from the coding sequence GTGAACTATTTCAGAAATGACTTCAGGGGAACGCTCTTCGGCGCGAATGAAGATACAGATTCACTGCGGCGCCGAAGCCTTCAAAAGAGAATACTTGTTACGGGCGGTGCCGGCTTTCTGGGCTCGCATCTTTGTGAGCTGCTTCTCGGTGCCGGGCACGAGGTCATTTGCCTCGACAACTTCTCGACGGGTCTGAGGCGCAACATCGCGCCGCTCAAGCGCTTCGATACCTTCCGCGTCATCGCCCACGACGTCGTGGAGCCGATCGACCTCGAGGTCGACGAGATCTACAACCTCGCATGCCCGGCATCGCCGCCGCATTACCAGGCAGACCCAATCCAGACGACGAAAACCTGCGTGATCGGCTCGCTCAACCTCCTCGATCTAGCCGCGCGTCGTGGCGCCCGCATCTTCCAGGCGTCCACATCGGAAATCTACGGCGACCCGCACGTCCACCCGCAGGTGGAGAGCTATTGGGGCAACGTCAATCCATTCGGCCCGCGCTCCTGCTATGACGAGGGCAAGCGTTGCGCAGAGACCCTGTTCTTCGACTTCCACAAGTCCCATGGGGTCGAAATCAAAATCGTCCGTATCTTCAACACTTACGGCCCGCGGATGCGCCCGGATGACGGCCGTGTCGTTTCCAACTTCATCGTCCAAGCCCTTAAGGAGGAGGACATCACGATCTACGGCGACGGCTCGCAGACCCGTTCCTTCTGTTTCGTCGACGACCTGATCGATGGCTTCGTCCGCCTCATGGCCTCGCCGCCGTCCCTTACCGGACCGGTCAATCTCGGCAATCCGGCAGAGTTCACGATCGGCGAACTCGCCGAAGAGGTGGTGCGGTTGACCGGGTCGCGCTCGAAGATCGTCCGGCGGCCCCTGCCTGTCGACGATCCCCGCCAGCGCCGCCCGGACATCTCGCTCGCGACGGAAGAGCTTGGTTGGCGTCCGAAGGTCGATCTGGCCGAGGGTCTTGCGCACACGATCCGCTATTTCGACGACCTTCTCTCCCGGTCGATACGGGAAAGCGCGGAGCTGGTCTGA